One Tamlana carrageenivorans genomic region harbors:
- a CDS encoding Cthe_2314 family HEPN domain-containing protein, producing MSSKTIKSKFYKYPSLEEGKIQTKYIPNYDSFRFKRINGVTSVLNGDLETNEVHRRDNLYNWNRVLTNKLFKLHETELFLRVHFERGIQDNIIESNERELVDGIQFQYFVEIYYYFYFSCLEVLAQILNCFYDLKYEDHQVCFKKKLFNKIQNDDIKGLLIEFNSSIETTREYRNHFTHKFPKNENDLRTKLSHSDGRNMIHISMGNRVKNEAFLKNIEDSSKLLKILLDKLKLEFDDEINEKN from the coding sequence ATGAGTTCTAAAACAATTAAAAGTAAATTTTACAAATATCCAAGCTTAGAAGAAGGCAAAATCCAGACAAAATACATACCGAACTATGACAGTTTTCGGTTTAAAAGAATTAATGGTGTCACAAGTGTTTTAAACGGTGACCTAGAAACCAATGAAGTACATCGAAGAGACAATCTTTATAATTGGAATCGCGTTTTAACTAACAAACTATTTAAATTACATGAAACCGAATTATTTTTAAGAGTACATTTTGAAAGAGGAATTCAGGATAATATTATAGAAAGTAACGAAAGAGAATTAGTAGACGGGATCCAATTTCAATATTTTGTTGAAATCTATTACTATTTTTACTTTTCTTGTCTTGAAGTTTTAGCACAAATTTTAAATTGCTTTTATGATTTAAAATATGAAGATCATCAAGTATGTTTTAAAAAAAAGTTATTTAATAAAATACAAAATGATGACATAAAAGGTCTCCTAATTGAATTTAATTCAAGCATAGAAACCACTAGAGAATACAGAAACCATTTCACACACAAATTCCCTAAGAATGAAAATGATTTACGCACAAAATTAAGTCATTCTGATGGAAGGAACATGATTCATATTAGCATGGGAAATCGTGTTAAAAATGAAGCTTTTTTAAAAAACATAGAAGATTCCTCTAAATTACTTAAAATCTTACTCGATAAATTGAAACTGGAATTTGACGACGAGATAAATGAAAAAAATTAA
- a CDS encoding DUF3387 domain-containing protein: MVDYIGIGDNLKSATDKYTKGGGKGKPTLDMEQALELFFNQIEICKSFIPENIEYYEWKRLRDADKVLLVKRAVNHIIKYDEEANDFMLGEKKLSGLLSIVKSQPAIQEAIVDVLFIQHVSKAIRNAKSVKSTRSEQKEKVKELISQSIDSEDIVDVFAMSGIEKPDISILDETFLLGAKKQKDGNALKIELIKNILKDEIKLRLHKNIKKYTSLKEELEKVIDKYHNNALDSYATIVELIDRAKSLQDEAKRTDELGLSEEELAFYDILAAKKEIIKEEGPIQDIVHAVVKAVKANLQLDWTKKENAKAAIRLAVKKELRGKVSITKLNEILQEIMQQAEGQFSDWSA, translated from the coding sequence ATTGTTGATTATATTGGTATTGGTGATAATTTAAAATCTGCTACAGATAAATACACGAAAGGTGGTGGAAAAGGCAAACCTACTCTGGACATGGAGCAGGCTTTGGAACTGTTCTTTAATCAGATAGAAATCTGTAAAAGCTTTATCCCTGAGAATATTGAATACTACGAATGGAAAAGACTCAGAGATGCTGATAAAGTTCTGCTAGTAAAACGAGCAGTAAACCACATCATAAAATACGATGAAGAAGCTAACGACTTTATGCTTGGAGAAAAAAAGCTTTCTGGCTTATTGTCTATCGTTAAAAGTCAGCCAGCCATTCAAGAGGCAATAGTCGATGTGCTTTTTATACAGCATGTATCTAAGGCTATTCGAAATGCCAAGTCTGTAAAATCAACTAGAAGCGAACAAAAGGAAAAAGTTAAAGAACTCATTAGTCAAAGTATAGACTCCGAAGACATCGTAGATGTATTTGCTATGTCGGGTATTGAAAAACCAGATATTTCCATTCTGGATGAAACGTTTTTACTGGGTGCAAAAAAACAAAAGGATGGCAATGCCTTGAAGATTGAGTTGATAAAGAATATTTTAAAAGACGAAATTAAACTTCGCCTTCACAAAAACATAAAAAAGTACACTTCTCTAAAAGAAGAGCTAGAAAAGGTTATAGATAAATATCATAATAATGCACTTGATAGCTACGCAACAATTGTAGAGCTTATAGACCGTGCTAAATCTTTGCAGGATGAAGCTAAACGTACAGACGAGTTAGGATTAAGCGAAGAAGAATTAGCCTTTTATGATATTCTTGCTGCTAAAAAGGAAATTATTAAAGAGGAAGGTCCCATTCAAGATATCGTCCATGCCGTAGTAAAAGCTGTAAAAGCTAATTTACAATTAGACTGGACAAAAAAAGAAAATGCAAAAGCCGCAATACGGTTGGCCGTAAAAAAAGAACTTCGTGGCAAGGTGTCTATTACTAAACTAAATGAAATCCTTCAGGAAATTATGCAACAAGCAGAAGGTCAATTTAGTGACTGGAGTGCGTAA